The Hydra vulgaris chromosome 11, alternate assembly HydraT2T_AEP genome contains a region encoding:
- the LOC136086997 gene encoding uncharacterized protein LOC136086997 — MRWRIALSTYSYDIHYRPGQCNSGPDTFTRIRCAAISSEPLYDLHAASFHPGVTRLHHFIQSRNLPYSVEDVKQICKDCRICKEIKPKNYRPNDVHLIKATQLFERITIDFKGP, encoded by the coding sequence ATGCGTTGGAGAATAGCCTTGTCTACATATTCATATGATATTCACTATCGCCCTGGCCAATGTAATAGTGGTCCAGATACATTTACTCGTATTAGATGTGCAGCAATAAGTTCAGAACCATTATATGATTTGCATGCTGCATCTTTCCATCCTGGTGTTACTCGCCTCCATCATTTTATTCAATCAAGAAATCTCCCTTATTCAGTAGAAGATGTAAAACAAATATGTAAAGATTGTAGAATATGCAAAGAAATAAAACCCAAGAACTATCGCCCAAATGATGTGCATCTAATTAAAGCAACCCAGCTATTCGAACGTATTACTATTGACTTCAAAGGTCCATAA